The Natronoarchaeum mannanilyticum genome includes the window GGGCGACGTCTGCGTCGTCGAGGGCGTGATGGGGCTGTACGACGGCGACGCCTCCAGCACGGCGATGGTCGCCGCGGCGCTCGACCTGCCGGTCGTCCTCGTCGTCGACGCGAAGGCCGGCATGGAGAGCGTCGCCGCGACGGCGCTGGGGTTCCGGCAGTACGCCGAGCGGGCCGGCCGCGACGTCGACGTCGCGGGCGTGATCGCCCAGCGCGCCCACGGCGGTCGCCACGAGGCGGGGATCCGCGACGCCCTGCCCGAGGAGCTGACGTACCTCGGCCGGATCCCGCCGACCGACGAACTGGAGATCCCCGATCGCCACCTCGGGCTCCACATGGGCGAGGAGTCCCCGATCGACGCCGACGCGCTGGACGCCGCCGCCGAACACCTCCGGGTCGAGCGACTACTCGAACTCGCGCGGGCGCCGACGGCGCCCGACGCCGGGGGCGCATCCGCCGCTTCGTCGGGAACGGGACGCGAGCGGACCGAAAAGCGCGTCGCGGTCGCTCGCGACGAGGCCTTCTGCTTCTACTACCCGGCGACGATCGAACGGCTCCGCGAGCGCGCCGAGATCGTCACGTTCGCGCCGACCGACGGCGACGACCTCCCCGACTGCGACGGCGTCTACCTCCCCGGCGGCTATCCGGAACTGCACGCGCCGACGCTGGCCGAGAGTCCGGCGCTCGATCGGCTCGCCGAGCGCAGCGCCGACGGGCTGCCGATCCTCGGCGAGTGCGGCGGCCTGATAGCGCTCTCGGAGTCGCTGACGACGACCGACGGCGAGCGCCACGCGATGGCCGGCGCGCTGCCGGCCGACGTGCAGATGCACGACCGGTACCGGGCGCTGGACCACGTCGAGCTGGAGGCCAAATCGAATACGCTCACCGCCGTGAGCGGGGCGACGCTCCGGGGCCACGAGTTCCACTACTCCAGCGCCGACGTCGACGCCGACGCCCGGTTCGCCTTCGACGTCGTCCGCGGCGACGGCATCGACGAGGGCCGGGACGGGCTCACCGAGCACCGGACGCTGGGGACGTACTGTCACGTCCACCCCGAGAGCGGCGCGTTCGACGCGTTCGTCGACTCGCTCTGAGCGACGCCGATCGCCGGTCCGGTTTTCACGGATACACCCCTCGAACCGCCCACGGAGCGGTCGTTGCCGTCCGATCCTAATCGTCGGTACGTTCGGGGACTCGACGCAATTCTATATCGCGGTATGTGATTTATACCGGTCCGACCCCGGTCTCCAAAATCTGCGTAAAGATAGTAAGATCCCTGTCGTCAGGCCCACTCCAGCCCGGCGGGACCGATCCGCGCCGTCTCCTTCAGGGCGTCTTCCTCGCGGCCGACGTGTTCCTCGGCCCAGACCGCCATCGTCTCGGCGAGTTCGTCGACCACGTCGGGATGCTCGTCGGAGATGTCGTCTTGCTCCCACGGATCGTCGATCACGTCGTAGAGCGCGACCTCCGGGAGCCGATCGGCCCACTGGCCGGGGTGATACGTCCGGACGAGCTTCCAGCGCTCGGTCCGCACCGCGCGCTGGGCGGTGTACAGCCCGTGGTCGACGACGACGAACTCCCGGCTCTCCGCTCCCGCGTCTGCGACCGCCGGCCGCAGCGACCGACCCTGCCACCGCGCCGGGCGTTCGACGCCGAGGTAGTCGGCGACGGTCGGCGCGAGATCGACGTTCGTCACCAGGTGATCGCGGGCGCCCGGCGAGACGTCGGCGTCGGCGGGCGGTTTGACGAGCAGAGGGATCCGCTGGGTGCCGTCGTGCGTGCTCCAGTGCTCGCGGTAGAGCCCGTGCTCGCCGAACTCCTCGCCGTGATCGGCGGTGACGATCACGAGCGAGTCCTCGTAGAGCCCCCGATCCTTCAGGAACGCGGCCAACCGACCGATCTGTCGGTCGACGTGGCGGATCTCCGCGTCGTACTCGGCGAGCAGCGCCGCGAGGTCGTCGCGGTCCGATATCCCCTGCTCGGACGCCGACCGCCACCGGTCCCACTCGCGGTGTTCGGCAATCTGCGCCTCCGTCGGGTGGGGCGGCATCGGCGGATCGGCGAACGCGGCGACCTCCTCGTCGGTCCTGTTGTACGGCGCGTGAGGGTCCCAGTACTGGACGTACAGGTAGAACTCCTCGCCGGCGTGATCGTCGAGAAAGTCGAGGGCGAGATCGGTGACGTCCGCGCCGCGGGGCGTCTGGAAGTACTCGCCGTCGCCCGGCGGCTCCTGGGGCTGGTAGAACTCGTGCCAGAGCTGGTAGAACCACGGCGCCGGATGGCGGGGGAACGAGGAGACCGCGCCCGTCGCGATCCGCTCGTGGAACAGCGACTCTGGCAGCGTCCGCCAGTCGGGGTGGTACGCGCCGTCCGACCGGTGGTGCGGGGAGTTGATCGCCCGGGCCTGCGGACCGTGCGAGGCGACCCCGTTGTGGATGCCGTAGCGACCGGTGAGCGTTCCCGCCCTGGAGGGCATACACGGGGAGTTCGCGGCGTAGGCGTTCTCGAATTGAACGGCGTCCGCGGCGATTTCGTCGACGTTCGGCGTCGTGTCGCCCTCGTACCCGTACGCTCCGACGTGGTCCGGCCGGAGCGAGTCGACGTCGATGTGGATGACCGGCATCGTCCGTGCGTCGACGGATCGGCAAAAAAGGATTACGACGGACGCGACCGCACGCGCGGGGCTTTTACCGCCGCGCGCGCTACGGTGACGATATGGTGCAGAACGTCGCCGGGGTGTTGCCCGAGCTCGAGCCCGAGGACTTCCACCTCCTGTCGGGGATCGAGCAGGGGATGCGCTTCTCGGAGTGGGTCGCCAAGGAGAAGATCCCGAAGTTCTCCCGGCTGACGGCCGAGGAGGTCGACTACCGGATCGACCGGTGTCTCGACCGGGACCTGATCGAGCGCAAGACCATCCAGTACGAGGGCTACACCCTCAAGTTCGAGGGGTACGACGCGCTGGCGCTGCACAGCTTCGCCGAGCGCGACACGATTTCGGGCTTCGGCGCGTCGCTCGGCGTCGGCAAGGAAAGCGACGTCTACGAGGTCCAGTCCTACGAACCGATGGCGCTGAAGTACCACCGCGAGGGGTACACCAACTTCCGCGAGGTGATGAAAGAGCGCGATTACACGTCCGACCGCGACCACGTTTCGTGGCTCTACACCGCGCGGAAGGCCGCCGAGCGCGAGTTCGAGTCGCTGGAGGCGCTGTACCCCCAGGTCTCGGTGCCCCGTCCGATCGGCCAGAACCGTCACGCCATCGTGATGGAGAAGATCGACGGCGTCGAGCTCTCGCGGACCAAACTCGAAGACGACCAAGTCCGGCCGGTGCTGGGGCTGATCCTCCGGGAGATGCGCGACGCGTACGACGAGGGGCGGGTTCACGCCGACATGAGCGAGTACAACGTGTTCGTCTCCGAGGACGGGATCACGATCTTCGACTGGCCCCAGGCGATCCCGACCGACCACGAAAATGCGGAAGAGTTCCTGGAGCGAGACGTCGAGAACATCGTGGGCTACTTCCGTCGGAAGTATCCCCAGCTCGTCGGCGACGCGGACGTCGAGGCGCTGGGGGCGGCGCTGGCCGACGGGTCGTACGACTCCGTCGGGGAGTTCGTCGACGAGTAGCCTATTTTTTGCGATAGCAGCCATCTCCGGGGCGAATCTGTGGACCTGCCGAGAGACGCCCGTTCAGGGAATAAACCATATATCGCGATAGCAAATCGTCGGGGCGGTGCCGATCCGCGGGGGGAACTGGAGGGCTGGTCTGTACGAGGAATCGGTTGTGAGCGGCTATAGACGGCCGAAACAGCGGGATCCGCCGAGGTCGTCAACTTATCGTCCGGAAGACATATACCAGACGCGCCGGAGCATCTCGATATGTTCCTCCCCGCATACCGAGCGAACGACGGTGCACTAACCGCCAGCTCCACGACGAATCCCACCGCGAGCTACGGGGGTGCGTGATTCGATGCGTTCGAACGCCGGTTCCGAGTCCGAAGCCGTCTTCGAGTGCCTCGCCGAGAAACGGCGACGTGACGTCGTCGCGGCGCTTCGAGGCCGCGGTGCGGCGTCGCTGCGCGAACTCGCGGATTCGATCGCCGACCCGAACGACAGAACGGAGCGCGTCGAACTCGAACTCCACCACCGCCACTTGCCGAAGCTGGCCGACGCGGGGCTCGCGGAGTACGATCCGGACGATCGTACGATCGAACCGTCCGAGGGGACCGCTGCGGCGGACGTCGTCGCACGGACCGTAGAACAGTGCGGGGCGCTGTGTCCGGACGCCGAGCCGACGCGGAGCGACCGCGCGCGACTCGAGTGAAGAGAGTCGCTCGTTACTCTTCGAGAGCGTCCTCGGCGGACTGACCCTCGTAGACGACCTTCTCGAGGGCGTCGAGGATCGCGGTGGGGTCGTCGCGCTGCCAGACGTTGCGGCCGACCGCGAGGCCGCTCGCGCCGGCGTCCATCGCCGTCTCCACGGTCGAAAGGAACTCGTAGTCGCTGGTCTTCGAGCCGCCGCTGAGGACGACGTTGGTGTTACCCGCCGCGTCGACGGCCCACTCCATGGCCTCGCCGCTGCGAGGGTACTTCACCTTGACCAGGTCGGCGCCGAGTTCGAGGCCGATCCGCGTCGCGTACGCGATCGTCTCGGGCTTGCGGTGCTCCTTGATCGCCTGCCCGCGGGGGTACGACCACATCGCGACCGGAAGCCCCTCCTCGCGGGCCTCTTCCTGGACTTCCTGGAAGTCCTCGAACATCTGGGGCTCGGTGTTCGTGCCGGGGTACACCGTGTAGCCGATGGCGTCGGCGCCCATCTCCGCGGCGTACTCGACGGACCACGTCTGGGGCGAGTAGGGTTCGCCCATCCAGAGGCTGCTGGAGCCGTTACATTTCGCGAGGAGGTTCACCTGGTCGTCGTAGGAGGGGTAGTACTGCTCGGCCAACCCCTTCTGGACCGCGAACGCCGTCACGGCGTCGTGGGTCGCCATGTCGAACACCGTCGACGGATCGAGACGGTCCTCGACGCCGGCGAACGCGCCGGGGCCGTGTTCCAGGCCGTGGTCGTGTGCGAGGATGATCGATTTGCCGTCGCGGGCGATCGGGGAGTCTGCGGGCACAGTCATGTACAATCATAACTAACGATTCTCGATCACTAAATACTACTGAACGTGATTGTTTCGTACAGTTATCGAGAGGGAATATCGGAGTTCGTTCGAAATCGTGCGGGCGCCGGCCGGATCGGCGCTGCCGGCGGTCAGGAGAACAGCTTCTTCAGCCGGGCGACCAGGCCGCCGTCCGACGAGCGGTCGGCGGATCGGGAGCCGGCGTCCGCGGTCGGCTCGTCGGCGCTCGACGCCGCTGCGGCGTCGTCCGACGTAGCCGACCCGTCCGCGGCGTCGTCCGCGTCGGCCTCGTCGCCGGCCGCTCCGGCGTCCTCGGCGGACGCCGCGTCGGCGTCGCCCTCGACGCGCTCGATCGCCTCGTCGATCAGGCCGCCGGCGTCGTTGACGCCGTCCTTGACCGAGCCCTTCACGACGACCTTGCCGTCGAAGCGGTCGGTCTGGACCGACGTGTCGGCCGCGATGAGCACGGCGTCGGCCTCGGCGATCGCGTCGGACGGGATCTCGTTTTCGGTTCCCATGGCGCCCTGGACCTCGACGTGGATCTCGTGGCCGCGTTCCTCGGCGGTGGTCTCTAAGTTCTCGGCGGCCATCTGGCTGTGCGCGATGCCGGTCGGACACGCTGTGACGGCTACGAATTTCATGATTCTTGATCTAGGATACGGCGTACGTCCCCTTTAGTGCTTGCCGCGAGCGCCCGGTCCGCGACGTCGCGGGCGTCGGCAGTGTCTATTTCCTCTACCTGCGCCTTCACGTCCGGGATCGTCACGGCGCTCATGCTCAGCTCGTCGAGACCGAGCCCGACGAGCAACTCCGTCAGCTCCGGGTCGCCGGCCATCTCGCCGCACATCCCGATCCAAGCGTCGTTGTCGTGAGCGGCCTCGACGGCCCGGTCGATCGCCCGCAGCACCGGCGGGTGGCGCGGGTCGTGGAGGTGCGCGACGGCGTCGTTCTCGCGCGCGGCGGCCATCACGTACTGGGCGAGGTCGTTCGTCCCGATGCTGAGGAAATCCACGCGCGCGGCGAACTCGTCGGCCATCAGCGCGGCCGCGGGCGTCTCGACCATGACGCCGAGCTCGGGCACCGCGTAGTCGACGCCCGCCTCGTCGAGATCGCTCGCGATCTCGTCGACCCGTTCGAGCGCGGCGTCGAGCTCCTCGACGGTCGCCACGAGCGGGAACATCACCGACAGCGTCCCCGCGCCCTCGGCGGCGGCCCGAAGCAGCGCGCGCAGTTGCGTCTCGAACAGGTCGCCGTCGTCGCCCAGCGACCGCCGGATGCCGCGGTTGCCCAGGAACGGGTTCTCCTCTTCGGGCAGATCGAGGTACGGGACGGGCTTGTCGCCGCCCACGTCCAGCGTGCGGACGACGACCCGCCCCTCGGGGAACGCGTCGAGCGCCTCGGCGTACGTCTCGACCTGCTCGTCCTCGTCCGGCGGCGACTCGCGATCGAGGAAGAGGAACTCGGTGCGGTAGAGGCCGACGCCGTCGGCGCCCTGCGCGTCGGCGCCCTCGAGTTCGGCGGAGGTGCCGAGGTTCGCGGCGACCTCGACTTCGCGGCCGTCGGCGGTCTCGACGCGCTCGGCCCTGACGTCGACCTCGCGCTCGGTCGCGACGCGCTCGCGGGTCTCCTCGTCGGGATCGACGATCACGGCGTCGTTCTCGGCGTCGACGGCGACGTCGGCGCCCTCCTCGATCTCCGCGAGGGCGTCGCCGACGCCGACGACCGCCGGGATGCCCAGCGACCGCGCGAAGATGGCGGCGTGGGAGGTGCGCCCGCCGGTCATCGTCGCGAAGCCGGCGACCCGTTCGGGGTCGAGCTGTGCCGTGTCGCTGGGCGTGAGCCGCTCGGCCAGCAACACGGTGCCCTCGGGGAGCTCGGCGAGGTCGATGCGCTCGCCGCCCGAGAGGATCCGGAGGAGCCGGTCGCGGATGTCGCGCATGTCGTCGGCGCGCTCGGCCATCATCCCCTCCATCCCCTCGAACTGCTCGATGGCGGCGTCGAACGAGCGGGCGACGCCGGCCTCCGCGGCGGCGCCGTCGTCGATCGCGTCCTCGACGCCGTCGGTGATCTGGGGGTCGTCGAGGAACTGCAGGTGCGCGTCGAACACGGCGGCCTCCTCCTCGCCGACGCGCTCGGCGGTGCGCTCGCGCTCGGTCTCGAGTTCCTCGCGGGCGGTCGCGCGCGCCTCGTCGAACCGCTCGCGCTCGGTCTCCGGGTCGGCGGCAGTCACGTCCTCCGGGTCCGGGTGCTCGCCGGGGCGGTACCAGCGCGCGTTCCCGAGCCCCGACAGCGGCGTCACGCCGACGCCGTCGAGCGTCTCACTCATACTCGTCTTCCGGCGTCGTGAGGACGTCTTCGAGCGCGTCGATCGCCGCCTCCTCGTCGGGACCGTCGGCCGCGAGCACGACGTCCTCGCCGGACTTGACGCCCAGTCCCGTGACAGCGAGCATGCTCGCGGCGTTGACCGGCTCGTCGCCGTTGGCGGCGACGGTGATCTCGCTGTCGTACTCGTTTGCCGTCTCGACGAACTTCGAGGCCGGGCGGGCGTGCAGACCGTCCTCCGGGACGACCGTGACGGTGCGCTCGATCATTGTTCGACCGCCTCCAGCACGATCTCCTGGACGCGCTCTTTCGATTCGGCCTCGTGGAGATCGTCGCGCGTCTCCTCGTGCATCAGCGAGCGAGAGAGCGAGCTGAGCATCTGGAGGTGCTCCTCGCCGCCCTCCTCGGGGACCAGCAGCATGAAGATCAGCGTCGCCGGCTCGTCGTCCATGGCGTCGAAGTCGATCCCGTCGGGGACGCGCGTGAACGCGATCGTCGGCGAGCGGACAGCCGCGCTTTTCGCGTGGGGGATGCCGATCCCCATGCCGACGCCGGTCGTCGCTTCCTCCTCACGTTCGAGGAGATCTTCGAGAGCCTGCTCGCGGTCGGAGACGCGGTCGGCGTCGACCGCGAGGTCGAGCAGGAACTCGATGACGCCGCGCTTGTCGGCGGGCGCGCCTTCGAGAGCGATCAGATCTGTCGTCAGCGGGGTGTGTTCCGAGTCGGAGTTCATACGTGTATAGTGGGTTTGATGTTGTAAATAGGACCGTGGTAAGCGGTCGAGTCGATCAGGCCGCGGCGCCGGCCTCCGGTTCGTCGGCGGTCGCTTCTTCGTGGTCGGGCTTGAGCATCGCGACCAGGCCGGCGGTCACGAGCGTACCCAGCGCGATGCACGCGAGGAAGCCGATGATGTTCTCGGCGACGAAGATCACGAAGATGCCGCCGTGGGGCGCGGGCATCCCGACGCCGAGGCCCATCGCGGAACCGGCGGCGACCGCGCTCCCGACCATGATGCTCGGGATGACACGGAGCGGGTCAGCGGCGGCGTAGGGGATCGCGCCCTCGGTGATGAAGGAAAGTCCCATCGGCACGGCCGCGATGGCGTTTTCCTTCATCTCGGGAGCGAACTTGTGGGGCGCGACGAAGTTCGCCAGCGCGAGGCCCAGCGGCGGCGTCATGCCGGCGATCATCACGGCGGCCATCGGCCCGTAGATGCCGTCGGCGACCAGCACGGTGCCGAAGACGTACGCGACCTTGTTGACGGGGCCGCCCATGTCGAAGGCCATCATCGCGCCGAGGATCAGGCCGAGGATGACGGCGTTCGAGCCCTGCATGCCTTCGAGCGTGTTGGTCAGCGCGGTGTCGGCCAGCGCGATCGGGACGCCGAGCACGAGGATGACCAGCGGCGCGAGCAGCGCTGTCGTGAACACCGGGATCACGAGGATCGGCATCATCGGCTGGACCGACGACGGCACGTTCCATCCCTTCATCCACTTGGCGACGTAGCCCGCGAGGAGACCGGCCACGATCGCGCCGAGGAAGCCGGCGCTGGCCCCCTCCGAGGAGATGCCGACCAGCTCGCCCGCCTGGACGATGATCGTCGTCTGTTGGATCGCGTACGCGAGGATGAACCCCGGTGCGAGCCCGGGTTTGTCCGCGATTGCGTACGCGATGTATCCCCCGAGGACCGGAATCATGATCGTCAGCCCGAGACCGCCGACCTGACCCAGGAACCATCCGAGCGATCCGGGGTGCTGGAAGACCGTTTCCGTGTCGCCGACCGTCCACGGTAGTTCCGCCACGAGGAACGCCAGCGCGGTGAAGATCCCGCCGATCGTGACGAACGGAATCATGAAGGAGACCCCCGTCATGAGGTCTTCTTTCACCGAAGTGACGTGCGAGCGCAGCCTGTTTTCTGCCTGGTCTTTGGTTGCCATTGTCGCTCTGGAAGCTAGTACTTCCACATATGCAAAAGTATTTTCGGACGTGATTGTTTACTACTGTTCTGTCCCCGGCAGGGGTCGATATCGTTCACGATAGGGGAGACGCCATCGCAGAATCGCCGCCTAAGTCGCTCTCTCGGCATCGAGTAGCAATATTTGCGAGACTGCGTATCGTCATCACGTACCAATACCTGCAGAATCAATCACCCGAACGCCACACACCGGCAGTTTACTTCCGATACGTCCCGATTCGAGCGCCGATATGCCGCATATCGATATATTCCGATCACGTACGATCGAAAGAGGTGATAAACAGTTATAGCGGTGGGTCCCAACGTGTCGAACGAACGGACGACTCATGCTACCGGAAGCACGCCAGCGAAAGATCGTCGAACTCGTCTCCGAGCGGGACGGCTGTTCGGTCGAGGAACTCTCCGAGAAGATGGACTGCTCGAAGGCGACGATCCGCCGGGATCTGAACGAGCTCGCGGATCGCCAGCTGATCGAGCGCTCACACGGCGGCGCCGTCCCCGCGACGTCGGTCGGCCAGGAGCAGACGTACCGCCAGAAGGAGGTTCAAAATCTCGACGGCAAGGTCGCGATCGCCGAGCGGGCGGTCGAGGAGGTCCACGACAACCAGGTCGTGTTCTTCGACGCCGGCTCGACGACGATGCAGGTCGCAAAGCAACTGCCCGCCAACGACACCGTGCTGGCGGTCACGAACTCCCCGCTGCAGGCGATGGAACTCGACGACGACGGCACCGAGGTCAAACTCACCGGCGGGTCGCTGCGCCGCCCGACCCGGGCGCTCGTGGGGCCGAGCGCCGAGCGGTTCATGGAGCGGATGACGTTCGACGTGCTATTTCTGGGAACGAACGCCATCGCCGCCGACGGCGGGCTGATGACGCCCAACGAGGACGAGGCGCGGATCAAGGAGCTGATGATCGAGAAGTCCCACCGGGTCGTGCTGGTCGCCGACGGGTCGAAGATCGGCGAGCAGAGCTTCATCAGCTTCGCCGACATCGCCGACATCGACGTGTTCGTCACCGACGCCGACGTGCCGAGTGACCTCGCCGAACAGTTCGAGACCGACGACGTCACGCTCGCGGAGGTACGATGATCGTCACCGTGACGTTCAACCCGGCGGTCGACCACACCATCCAGGTCGACGCCATGCCGGCGCCGGGCGCCGTCGCGCGCACCGACCGGGCGCAGTTCGACGCCGGCGGCAAGGGGATCAACGTCTCGCAGTACCTGACCGGGCTGGGCGCCGACACCGTCGCGACGGGGCTGGTCGGGGACTTCCTCGGCGAGTACATCCGGAGCGAGCTCGACGACGCGGAAATCCCGGCCGATCTCGTCGAGATCGACGGCAAAACCAGACTTAACACGACGATCCTCTCCGACGACGGCGAGTTCAAGATCAACCACGACGGGCCGACCGTCGGCGCCGCGGTCGTCGACGACGCGATCGACGCGATCGAGCGCCACGACCCCGAAATGTGTCTGGTCGCCGGGAGCCTCCCGCCGGGGCTCGGACCCGGAGCCATCGATCGGATCGCCCGCGCGGGCGAGTGGGACGCCGTCGTCGACGTCGGCGGCGCGACGCTCCAGGAACTCGACGCCGACTACGCGCTGTGCAAGCCCAACTGGGAGGAACTCGCCGCCGCCGTCGACCGGCCGGTCGAGACAGTCGAGGACTGTCTCCTCGCCGCGGACGCGCTCCGCGAACGGGGATTCGAGCGCGTCGTCGCCTCGCTGGGCGCCGACGGCGCCCTGCTGGCGAGCCCCGACGCACTTGTTCACGCCGCCGCGTTAGACGTCGAGGTCGCCGACACGGTCGGCGCCGGCGACGCGATGCTGGCGGGCGTGCTCTCGGAACTCGTCGACGAGGGAGACGAGCGGGCGGCGCTGCGCCGCGGCGTCGCCGTCGCCTCGCGAGTCGTCGCGAACACCGGGACGACGGTCCCCTCGTTCGCGGAGCTGGACGCCGCGGCCGACCGCGTCGAACTCACCGACTACTCCTCGCTGCGCGAGTGAGCGGCACGTCCGTTCTCATCGAGTCGTCCACTACGTCGCCGCGCCGTCCACGACGCCGCCGCGCCGTCCGAGTCGTCTACCGCACTGTCAGTTCTACGGCCGCTCACCCGCCGAGCCGCTCCTCCAGCTCATCGATCATCTCGGGCGACCCGAAGAAGGTCGGGAGCCGCTGGTGGAGCCCCTCGGGTTCGACGTCGAGGATACGCTCGTGGCCGGTCGAGGCCGCCCCGCCGGCCGATTCGACGACGTAGGCCACCGGGTTCGACTCGTACTGCAGCCGGAGCACGCCGTCGGGCCGCGAGCGCTGGGCCGGATAGCCGACGATGCCGCCCTTCGCGAGCAGGTGCTGGACGTCGGCGACCATCGCGCCGGTGTACCGGAGCTTCGTGCGGTGGTACAGATCGTCGGCGAACTCGGCGACGGGGTCGAACCACGTGTCGGGCCCGCCCGCGAACCCCCAGATGGCGTTTTCCTCGGCCAGCGAGACCGGCGTCGAGTCGACGATCTCGCCGTCCGAAAGGACGTACTCGGTCGCCTCGCCGTCGACCGCGACGGTCAGCGTCGTCGTCGGGCCGAACACCAGTACCATCCCCGCGATCAGGTCGTCGCCCGTCGCGGGGAGCTCGCCGTCGTACACCGCCAGGATCGTTCCGACGGTCGTGTTCGACGCCAGGTTCGAGGAGCCGTCGAGCGGGTCGGTCGCGACGGCGAGCCCGCCGCCGACGTCCGCGATTTCCTCGCGCTCCTCGCTGGCGAACGCGCCGACGCCGTCGATCGGCGCCAGCACCTCGTAGAGCAGTTCGTCGAGTTTGCGGTCGGCGAGCGACTGCTCGTCGCCGCTGGGGTTCGTCCCGCTTTTCGCCCCTCGGTGGTCGCCCAGGGCCGCCCGCAGTTCGGGCGCGACCTCGACCACCGCGTCGACGACCTCGTCGACGACGCCGCTCATCGCGCCTCCGTGCCGGCTCGTCCGTCCGCGGATCGCTGTTCGGTCATGCGAGAGTCCACTCCGTGCGCCCACTAACCGTTTGCGGACGCGCTCGTTTTCGTTCGGTCGACGCGGGAACGCCGGACGATCGGTCAGATCGGACGGTGCAGCTCCGGGCACCTGTCGCGTCGGCCGTACTACAACAGCAGCGAGATGATCGCCAACACGAGGAAGATCAGCACGAACACGCGGGCGATGTCCATCGAGACGCCGGCGACGCCCCGGGCGCCGACGGCCGCCGCGATGATCGCCAGCACGAAAAACAGGATCGCCCACTGCAGGAACTCTCCCGTGAGCTGAACCGGGAGCGCCTGCGCGGCGACGGAGAGGCTCACGCGCGATCACCTCGATGCACGGGACGCTGTGGTGTCCGCGAGTCGAACCCCCGCCGTGACGGACTGCGTGCCATCGACATACTGGCAGGTTCGCCGAGATCGGACTTTGTAACGGCCCGGTTATCGCCGGAAATCCGCGATTACTCGGCGTGACGCCCCCGCGGAGCGGGCGGGACGACCGGTGCCGTGAGAGAACACGCGGCCCCCGACGGGGCGGGTTTCGAAGCCCTTATGCGCCGAACCGGACAAGAATCTCCCACTCGCTGGACGACACGGGCACCAGCGGGCACCTGCCGCACGCGCGACAGGACGGGATGTGGCCGGACTGCCGGCTGAACCACGCAACGCCCGTGGTGATAACCATGGCACGAAGCTTCTACTCGCACATCAAGGACGCCTGGAAGGATCCGGGCGACGGACAGCTCGCGGAACTGCAGTGGCAGCGCAAGCAGGAGTGGCGCGATCAGGGCGCAATCGAGCGCGTCGAGCGCCCCACCCGCCTTGACAAGGCCCGTGAACTGGGCTACAAGGCGAAGCAGGGCGTCGTCGTCGCGCGCGTCAGCGTCCGCAAGGGCTCTGCGCGCAAGGTCCGACACAAGGCCGGCCGCCGAACGAAGCGCCAGGGGGTCAACCGCATCACGCGGCGCAAGAACCTCCAGCGCATCGCCGAGGAGCGCGCCAGCCGCAAGTTCCGCAACCTGCGCGTCCTGAATAGCTACTGGGTCGGCGAGGACGGCAGCCAGAAGTGGCACGAAGTCATCCTCATCGATCCGAACCACCCCGCGATCGAGAACGACGACGAGCTCAACTGGATCTGCGACGACACCCACCAGGGTCGCGCGTTCCGCGGCAAGACCAGCGCCGGCCAGCGCGGCCGGGGTCAGCAGAACCGCGGCAAGGGTACCGAGCACACCAAGCCCTCGATCAGCGGCGACCGCAACCGCGGCAAGTAGACGCCGCCTTCGATTTTCCGTATTTTTCGGCCCCGTAGCCGCGGCGCCGCGCACCGCGCTGATAACGGGGTCTCACCGTCGCGCCCGCTACGCGGCCGCCCGCAGCGCTCGCTACGGCACCGCCGCCAGACCGTTCGATCGGCAAACAAGTTCAAGCGTGATGACGACAA containing:
- a CDS encoding class 1 fructose-bisphosphatase codes for the protein MSGVVDEVVDAVVEVAPELRAALGDHRGAKSGTNPSGDEQSLADRKLDELLYEVLAPIDGVGAFASEEREEIADVGGGLAVATDPLDGSSNLASNTTVGTILAVYDGELPATGDDLIAGMVLVFGPTTTLTVAVDGEATEYVLSDGEIVDSTPVSLAEENAIWGFAGGPDTWFDPVAEFADDLYHRTKLRYTGAMVADVQHLLAKGGIVGYPAQRSRPDGVLRLQYESNPVAYVVESAGGAASTGHERILDVEPEGLHQRLPTFFGSPEMIDELEERLGG
- a CDS encoding DUF1328 family protein — its product is MSLSVAAQALPVQLTGEFLQWAILFFVLAIIAAAVGARGVAGVSMDIARVFVLIFLVLAIISLLL
- a CDS encoding 50S ribosomal protein L15e — protein: MARSFYSHIKDAWKDPGDGQLAELQWQRKQEWRDQGAIERVERPTRLDKARELGYKAKQGVVVARVSVRKGSARKVRHKAGRRTKRQGVNRITRRKNLQRIAEERASRKFRNLRVLNSYWVGEDGSQKWHEVILIDPNHPAIENDDELNWICDDTHQGRAFRGKTSAGQRGRGQQNRGKGTEHTKPSISGDRNRGK